Proteins encoded by one window of Arabidopsis thaliana chromosome 2, partial sequence:
- a CDS encoding arginine biosynthesis protein ArgJ family (arginine biosynthesis protein ArgJ family; FUNCTIONS IN: glutamate N-acetyltransferase activity; INVOLVED IN: arginine biosynthetic process; LOCATED IN: chloroplast; EXPRESSED IN: 22 plant structures; EXPRESSED DURING: 13 growth stages; CONTAINS InterPro DOMAIN/s: Arginine biosynthesis protein ArgJ (InterPro:IPR002813), Peptidase S58 DmpA/arginine biosynthesis protein ArgJ (InterPro:IPR016117); Has 5525 Blast hits to 5515 proteins in 1540 species: Archae - 87; Bacteria - 2817; Metazoa - 2; Fungi - 139; Plants - 50; Viruses - 0; Other Eukaryotes - 2430 (source: NCBI BLink).): MHSCSHTHFVSFKLPHFFAPKSFVVSSRRELRVFAVATTVEEASGNIPAAPISLPQGSWKQIAGGVTAAKGFKAAGMYAGLRAAGKKPDLALVTCDVEAVAAGVFTTNVVAAAPVVYCKKVLETSKTARAVLINAGQANAATGDAGYQDMLDCVGSIATLLKVKPEEVLIESTGVIGQRIKKEELLHALPTLVNSRSDSVEEADSAAVAITTTDLVSKSVAVESQVGGIKIRVGGMAKGSGMIHPNMATMLGVITTDALVESDIWRKMVKVAVNRSFNQITVDGDTSTNDTVIALASGLSGSPSISSLNCKEAAQLQACLDAVMQGLAKSIAWDGEGATCLIEVTVKGTETEAEAAKIARSVASSSLVKAAVYGRDPNWGRIAAAAGYAGVSFQMDKLKISLGEFSLMESGQPLPFDRDGASNYLKKTGEVHGTVTIDISVGDGAAIGKAWGCDLSYDYVKINAEYTS, from the exons ATGCATTCTTGTTCTCATACTCACTTCGTATCTTTCAAGCTTCCTCATTTCTTCGCGCCTAAG AGTTTTGTGGTGTCTTCACGGAGAGAATTAAGAGTGTTCGCAGTGGCAACTACCGTCGAGGAGGCGTCCGGTAACATACCAGCGGCTCCGATTTCTCTACCTCAAGGGTCATGGAAACAG ATAGCTGGTGGAGTTACAGCTGCTAAAGGGTTTAAAGCTGCTGGTATGTATGCTGGATTACGAGCTGCAGGGAAGAAACCTGATCTCGCTCTTGTAACATGTGATGTCGAAGCTGTAGCTGCAG GTGTGTTTACTACTAATGTGGTTGCTGCTGCTCCTGTAGTTTACTGTAAAAAAGTTCTTGAGACTTCGAAAACG GCTCGTGCAGTGTTGATCAATGCCGGTCAGGCCAATGCAGCTACG GGTGATGCTGGTTACCAAGATATGTTAGATTGTGTTGGATCTATTGCGACG CTACTTAAAGTGAAGCCAGAGGAAGTGTTAATTGAGTCAACTGGTGTTATCGGTCAGAGAATAAAAAAG GAAGAGCTTCTCCACGCACTTCCAACTCTAGTCAACTCGAGATCAGACTCTGTGGAAGA GGCAGATTCTGCTGCTGTAGCTATCACAACAACAGATCTTGTAAGCAAGAGTGTTGCAGTTGAATCACAG GTTGGTGGAATCAAAATTCGAGTTGGTGGTATGGCTAAAGGCTCCGGGATGATCCATCCCAATATGGCAACTATGTTAGGT GTCATCACAACAGATGCACTAGTTGAAAGTGATATCTGGAGAAAGATGGTAAAGGTTGCAGTTAACCGAAGTTTCAACCAGATCACT GTAGATGGAGACACGAGTACTAACGACACAGTCATTGCTTTAGCTAGCGGGCTATCTGGATCACCTTCTATATCATCTTTGAACTGTAAAGAAGCTGCACAGCTTCAGGCATGCCTCGATGCG GTGATGCAAGGACTTGCTAAATCAATAGCTTGGGATGGTGAAGGTGCTACATGTCTCATCGAG GTAACTGTTAAAGGAACAGAAACTGAAGCAGAAGCAGCGAAAATTGCACGCTCTGTGGCTTCCTCTTCCCTGGTCAAA GCAGCTGTTTATGGGAGAGATCCAAACTGGGGACGCATAGCTGCAGCTGCTGGCTATGCCGGGGTTTCTTTTCAGATGGATAAGCTGAAGATATCCCTCGGCGAGTTCTCACTCATGGAGAGTGGTCAACCTCTTCCGTTTGACAG GGATGGAGCAAGTAACTACCTCAAGAAAACCGGTGAGGTTCACGGAACAGTTACAATCGATATATCCGTAG GTGATGGTGCAGCCATCGGAAAGGCATGGGGATGCGATCTTAGCTATGACTATGTCAAGATCAACGCTGAGTACACCTCATAG
- a CDS encoding arginine biosynthesis protein ArgJ family (arginine biosynthesis protein ArgJ family; FUNCTIONS IN: glutamate N-acetyltransferase activity; INVOLVED IN: arginine biosynthetic process; LOCATED IN: chloroplast; EXPRESSED IN: 22 plant structures; EXPRESSED DURING: 13 growth stages; CONTAINS InterPro DOMAIN/s: Arginine biosynthesis protein ArgJ (InterPro:IPR002813), Peptidase S58 DmpA/arginine biosynthesis protein ArgJ (InterPro:IPR016117); Has 30201 Blast hits to 17322 proteins in 780 species: Archae - 12; Bacteria - 1396; Metazoa - 17338; Fungi - 3422; Plants - 5037; Viruses - 0; Other Eukaryotes - 2996 (source: NCBI BLink).), giving the protein METAGGVTAAKGFKAAGMYAGLRAAGKKPDLALVTCDVEAVAAGVFTTNVVAAAPVVYCKKVLETSKTARAVLINAGQANAATGDAGYQDMLDCVGSIATLLKVKPEEVLIESTGVIGQRIKKEELLHALPTLVNSRSDSVEEADSAAVAITTTDLVSKSVAVESQVGGIKIRVGGMAKGSGMIHPNMATMLGVITTDALVESDIWRKMVKVAVNRSFNQITVDGDTSTNDTVIALASGLSGSPSISSLNCKEAAQLQACLDAVMQGLAKSIAWDGEGATCLIEVTVKGTETEAEAAKIARSVASSSLVKAAVYGRDPNWGRIAAAAGYAGVSFQMDKLKISLGEFSLMESGQPLPFDRDGASNYLKKTGEVHGTVTIDISVGDGAAIGKAWGCDLSYDYVKINAEYTS; this is encoded by the exons ATGGAAACAG CTGGTGGAGTTACAGCTGCTAAAGGGTTTAAAGCTGCTGGTATGTATGCTGGATTACGAGCTGCAGGGAAGAAACCTGATCTCGCTCTTGTAACATGTGATGTCGAAGCTGTAGCTGCAG GTGTGTTTACTACTAATGTGGTTGCTGCTGCTCCTGTAGTTTACTGTAAAAAAGTTCTTGAGACTTCGAAAACG GCTCGTGCAGTGTTGATCAATGCCGGTCAGGCCAATGCAGCTACG GGTGATGCTGGTTACCAAGATATGTTAGATTGTGTTGGATCTATTGCGACG CTACTTAAAGTGAAGCCAGAGGAAGTGTTAATTGAGTCAACTGGTGTTATCGGTCAGAGAATAAAAAAG GAAGAGCTTCTCCACGCACTTCCAACTCTAGTCAACTCGAGATCAGACTCTGTGGAAGA GGCAGATTCTGCTGCTGTAGCTATCACAACAACAGATCTTGTAAGCAAGAGTGTTGCAGTTGAATCACAG GTTGGTGGAATCAAAATTCGAGTTGGTGGTATGGCTAAAGGCTCCGGGATGATCCATCCCAATATGGCAACTATGTTAGGT GTCATCACAACAGATGCACTAGTTGAAAGTGATATCTGGAGAAAGATGGTAAAGGTTGCAGTTAACCGAAGTTTCAACCAGATCACT GTAGATGGAGACACGAGTACTAACGACACAGTCATTGCTTTAGCTAGCGGGCTATCTGGATCACCTTCTATATCATCTTTGAACTGTAAAGAAGCTGCACAGCTTCAGGCATGCCTCGATGCG GTGATGCAAGGACTTGCTAAATCAATAGCTTGGGATGGTGAAGGTGCTACATGTCTCATCGAG GTAACTGTTAAAGGAACAGAAACTGAAGCAGAAGCAGCGAAAATTGCACGCTCTGTGGCTTCCTCTTCCCTGGTCAAA GCAGCTGTTTATGGGAGAGATCCAAACTGGGGACGCATAGCTGCAGCTGCTGGCTATGCCGGGGTTTCTTTTCAGATGGATAAGCTGAAGATATCCCTCGGCGAGTTCTCACTCATGGAGAGTGGTCAACCTCTTCCGTTTGACAG GGATGGAGCAAGTAACTACCTCAAGAAAACCGGTGAGGTTCACGGAACAGTTACAATCGATATATCCGTAG GTGATGGTGCAGCCATCGGAAAGGCATGGGGATGCGATCTTAGCTATGACTATGTCAAGATCAACGCTGAGTACACCTCATAG
- a CDS encoding uncharacterized protein (unknown protein; BEST Arabidopsis thaliana protein match is: unknown protein (TAIR:AT3G53670.2); Has 186 Blast hits to 186 proteins in 35 species: Archae - 0; Bacteria - 2; Metazoa - 14; Fungi - 7; Plants - 154; Viruses - 0; Other Eukaryotes - 9 (source: NCBI BLink).) — translation MSSVCGKLDFKDADFDISTSSPTQCSKGSEHTSFTGSEDSQESDGDETGYIDPTVNDETAVQDFGKSVLSPNSSDDEDKDENLMTQTPIVLIPAIKGSREKYGLSLRKSSVSWGADVYDPPPSIASHTVTRSKKQQQKSKSKDNHRKTGKKGQKSKDNSSSRGGSSKDKKQASRKHSRDKFDWVTQMPIVAASS, via the exons ATGAGCTCTGTTTGTGGTAAGTTGGATTTCAAAGATGCAGACTTTGACATCTCTACTTCGAGTCCCACACAATGTTCTAAAGGCTCGGAGCATACCTCGTTTACTGGCTCTGAAGATTCTCAGGAGTCTGATGGAGATGAAACTGGTTATATAGACCCAACTGTGAATGATGAAACCGCTGTTCAGGATTTCGGCAAATCTGTTTTAAGTCCTAACtcttctgatgatgaagacaagGATGAGAACCTTATGACT CAGACACCAATTGTTCTTATCCCAGCCATAAAAGGCAGTCGAGAGAAGTATGGCTTGTCACTGAGGAAGTCGAGTGTTTCATGGGGGGCTGATGTGTATGATCCTCCTCCCTCGATAGCCTCCCACACAGTCACAAGAAGCAAGAAACAGCAGCAGAAATCCAAGAGCAAAGACAACCACAGGAAGACTGGAAAGAAAGGACAGAAGTCTAAAGACAACTCTTCCTCACGTGGTGGCAGCAGCAAAGACAAGAAGCAAGCTTCTCGCAAACACAGTCGAGACAAATTTGATTGGGTAACTCAGATGCCTATAGTTGCAGCATCTTCATGA
- a CDS encoding Histone superfamily protein (Histone superfamily protein; FUNCTIONS IN: DNA binding; INVOLVED IN: nucleosome assembly; LOCATED IN: nucleus, nucleosome; EXPRESSED IN: 24 plant structures; EXPRESSED DURING: 15 growth stages; CONTAINS InterPro DOMAIN/s: Histone H2B (InterPro:IPR000558), Histone-fold (InterPro:IPR009072), Histone core (InterPro:IPR007125); BEST Arabidopsis thaliana protein match is: Histone superfamily protein (TAIR:AT3G53650.1); Has 3293 Blast hits to 3281 proteins in 346 species: Archae - 0; Bacteria - 0; Metazoa - 2242; Fungi - 218; Plants - 466; Viruses - 0; Other Eukaryotes - 367 (source: NCBI BLink).), with protein MAPKAAEKKPAEKKPAGKAPAEKLPKAEKKISKDAGGSEKKKKKSKKSVETYKIYIFKVLKQVHPDVGISGKAMGIMNSFINDIFEKLAQESSKLARYNKKPTITSREIQTAVRLVLPGELAKHAVSEGTKAVTKFTS; from the coding sequence ATGGCGCCGAAAGCAGCGGAGAAGAAACCGGCAGAGAAGAAACCAGCCGGGAAAGCTCCGGCGGAGAAACTCCCAAAGGCGGAGAAGAAAATCAGCAAAGACGCCGGAGGaagcgagaagaagaagaagaaatcgaagaagagcGTCGAGACTTACAAGATCTACATCTTCAAGGTTCTGAAACAAGTTCATCCAGATGTTGGAATCTCTGGGAAAGCTATGGGGATTATGAACAGTTTCATCAATGACATCTTCGAGAAACTTGCTCAGGAATCGTCAAAGCTCGCTAGGTACAATAAGAAGCCGACGATTACATCGAGGGAGATTCAAACCGCTGTGAGACTTGTGTTGCCTGGAGAACTCGCTAAACATGCGGTTTCTGAAGGCACGAAGGCGGTTACCAAATTCACCAGTTAG
- a CDS encoding RNA-binding (RRM/RBD/RNP motifs) family protein (RNA-binding (RRM/RBD/RNP motifs) family protein; FUNCTIONS IN: RNA binding, nucleotide binding, nucleic acid binding; INVOLVED IN: biological_process unknown; EXPRESSED IN: 16 plant structures; EXPRESSED DURING: 10 growth stages; CONTAINS InterPro DOMAIN/s: RNA recognition motif, RNP-1 (InterPro:IPR000504), Nucleotide-binding, alpha-beta plait (InterPro:IPR012677); BEST Arabidopsis thaliana protein match is: RNA-binding (RRM/RBD/RNP motifs) family protein (TAIR:AT5G54580.1); Has 146 Blast hits to 146 proteins in 7 species: Archae - 0; Bacteria - 0; Metazoa - 0; Fungi - 0; Plants - 145; Viruses - 0; Other Eukaryotes - 1 (source: NCBI BLink).): protein MAFVSSFRRLVAGSSSLLSSPSLCVRRCSTLTSPRLFVSGLSRLTTNEKLQDAFASFGQLVDARVITDRDSGRSKGFGFVTYATIEDAEKAKAEMNAKFLDGWVIFVDPARPREPRRPLQQEPLRPSSESGFTTNKTIGWCK from the exons ATGGCGTTCGTTTCCAGCTTTCGCCGTCTCGTTGCCGGATCCAGTAGCCTCTTGTCTTCTCCATCCTTGTGTGTTCGCCGCTGCTCAACTCTTACGTCTCCCCGGCTCTTCGTTAGCG GTCTCTCCAGACTCACAACAAATGAAAAGCTTCAGGATgcatttgcttcttttggaCAGCTCGTCGATG CGAGAGTGATCACAGACAGAGATTCCGGGAGATcaaagggttttggttttgtgacATATGCAACAATTGAAGATGCAGAGAAAGCCAAGGCAGAGATGAATGCAAAGTTCTTGGACGGTTGGGTAATTTTTGTTGATCCTGCAAGACCTAGAGAACCAAGACGGCCTCTGCAACAGGAACCGCTTCGGCCTTCCTCCGAATCTGGTTTcacaaccaacaaaaccatCGGATGGTGTAAATGA
- a CDS encoding RNA-binding (RRM/RBD/RNP motifs) family protein, protein MAFVSSFRRLVAGSSSLLSSPSLCVRRCSTLTSPRLFVSGLSRLTTNEKLQDAFASFGQLVDGNVTLGFLNPIYIEHQINRFCFHVAARVITDRDSGRSKGFGFVTYATIEDAEKAKAEMNAKFLDGWVIFVDPARPREPRRPLQQEPLRPSSESGFTTNKTIGWCK, encoded by the exons ATGGCGTTCGTTTCCAGCTTTCGCCGTCTCGTTGCCGGATCCAGTAGCCTCTTGTCTTCTCCATCCTTGTGTGTTCGCCGCTGCTCAACTCTTACGTCTCCCCGGCTCTTCGTTAGCG GTCTCTCCAGACTCACAACAAATGAAAAGCTTCAGGATgcatttgcttcttttggaCAGCTCGTCGATGGTAATGTTACTCTTGGATTCCTTaatccaatatatatagagcATCAGATCaataggttttgttttcatgttgCAGCGAGAGTGATCACAGACAGAGATTCCGGGAGATcaaagggttttggttttgtgacATATGCAACAATTGAAGATGCAGAGAAAGCCAAGGCAGAGATGAATGCAAAGTTCTTGGACGGTTGGGTAATTTTTGTTGATCCTGCAAGACCTAGAGAACCAAGACGGCCTCTGCAACAGGAACCGCTTCGGCCTTCCTCCGAATCTGGTTTcacaaccaacaaaaccatCGGATGGTGTAAATGA
- a CDS encoding uncharacterized protein (unknown protein; BEST Arabidopsis thaliana protein match is: unknown protein (TAIR:AT3G53670.2); Has 35333 Blast hits to 34131 proteins in 2444 species: Archae - 798; Bacteria - 22429; Metazoa - 974; Fungi - 991; Plants - 531; Viruses - 0; Other Eukaryotes - 9610 (source: NCBI BLink).): protein MSSVCGKLDFKDADFDISTSSPTQCSKGSEHTSFTGSEDSQESDGDETGYIDPTVNDETAVQDFGKSVLSPNSSDDEDKDENLMTTPIVLIPAIKGSREKYGLSLRKSSVSWGADVYDPPPSIASHTVTRSKKQQQKSKSKDNHRKTGKKGQKSKDNSSSRGGSSKDKKQASRKHSRDKFDWVTQMPIVAASS, encoded by the exons ATGAGCTCTGTTTGTGGTAAGTTGGATTTCAAAGATGCAGACTTTGACATCTCTACTTCGAGTCCCACACAATGTTCTAAAGGCTCGGAGCATACCTCGTTTACTGGCTCTGAAGATTCTCAGGAGTCTGATGGAGATGAAACTGGTTATATAGACCCAACTGTGAATGATGAAACCGCTGTTCAGGATTTCGGCAAATCTGTTTTAAGTCCTAACtcttctgatgatgaagacaagGATGAGAACCTTATGACT ACACCAATTGTTCTTATCCCAGCCATAAAAGGCAGTCGAGAGAAGTATGGCTTGTCACTGAGGAAGTCGAGTGTTTCATGGGGGGCTGATGTGTATGATCCTCCTCCCTCGATAGCCTCCCACACAGTCACAAGAAGCAAGAAACAGCAGCAGAAATCCAAGAGCAAAGACAACCACAGGAAGACTGGAAAGAAAGGACAGAAGTCTAAAGACAACTCTTCCTCACGTGGTGGCAGCAGCAAAGACAAGAAGCAAGCTTCTCGCAAACACAGTCGAGACAAATTTGATTGGGTAACTCAGATGCCTATAGTTGCAGCATCTTCATGA